The Sporosarcina sp. Marseille-Q4943 genome includes the window TGTCTTAACGGGACAATCAGCCATTACAAAAGATATTAACAGCGCAAGCCAGCGCGATTTGATGAAGGCGGAAGCAATTGGATTGCCGATTGCGATCATCGTTCTTCTATTCGCCTTCGGGTCGGTCATGGCATCGATGGTCCCTTTAATTGTCGGGGTGGCAACCGTCATTTCCACGTTCGGCGTGTTGGCGTTAGTTGGCGGACAGATGGACTTGGCAATCTTTGTATTGAATATCGTCCCGATGCTCGGGCTCGCTTTGAGCATCGACTTTTCGCTTCTATTCATTAGCCGCTATCGGGAGGAACGATTGAAGAGTGATGTACTCGAAGCTGTAGCGACGACTATCCGAACTGCGGGCAGGTCTGTCATTTTCTCGGCATTTTGTGTGTTCATCGGACTCGGCGCGATGTTCATTATCAAAGTGGAGATTTTCCAAAATATCGCGCTCGGCGGTATGCTTGTCGTCGGCATGGCCGTGCTCAGTTCAGTGACATTGCTGCCATCTATTTTGATACTGCTTGGCGACCGTTTAAACAAAGGACGCATTCTGAAAGTGAAGGAAAATGGCTCCGATAGATGGAGGCAGTTTGCCAATGCGGTTATCAAACGGCCCGTCCTCATTACGATTGCAGCACTCGTTTTACTAGGTATTGCTATAATTCCCGTGAAAAATATGGATTTGACGATCCCACAGATCGATTCACTGCCGGCGTCGTATGATACGCGGGCTTCGTACGAATTGATGGATGACACTTTCGGGCTTGGTAAGCAATCGAATGTGTACATAGTTGCGGAACGGGACGGCGGTTGGTCTGATACGGAAGGCTTAAAAGCAATGAAAGTCTTGGAAGAGGATTTAGCCAATGACCCTTTAGTCGACAAACTGACGACCATTTACACTGCAAGTGGAGTCGGGTCCCCAGAAGAATGGGAACAAGCGACGCAAGACCCTGAAATGAAGGCACAGCTTGAACCGCTTCTCGATTCATTCGTGAAAGACGATCAAGTATTGATTCCCGTGACGCTTCAGGCGAAAGGTACGTCCGAAGAAGCGCAGCAATGGGCGCGGGATTGGTCGGAACAGAAGGAATGGAATCTGTTGGTGGGTGGTCAACCGAAGTTCAACCAGGAAATTTTCGATGAGATTTTCGGCAATATAATTTCTGTGCTGACGGTAATTCTCGTGTCGACGTTCATCATCTTGATGATTGCATTCCGCTCGGTGCTCATTCCGTTGAAGGCGATTTTAATGAACATCGTCGGACTGTCCGCGACCTTCGGAATTCTCGTCTACATTTTCCAATACGGACATTTCGGACTGCATCCCGGAACGATTGCGCTCATTATTCCGATACTCGTTTTCAGTCTCGTCTTCGGCTTGAGCATGGACTATGAAGTGTTCCTCATTTCGCGGATGCAGGAGGAATATGCGAACACATTCGATAATGATCATTCCACTGTCGAAGGGCTTGCAACGACAAGCAAGATCATTACATCCGCGGCTTTAATTATGATTGTTTTGACCGGCGCATTCGCGTTCACGGACGTCATGCCTGTCAAGCAGATCGGTGTCGGCATCGCAATCGCAGTTGCCATTGACGCCACGATCATACGCCTTCTGCTCGTCCCGAGTTTGATGAAGCTGTTCGGGAAATGGAACTGGTGGATGCCTTTCAGGAAAGGGCCATATAAAGCTGGGAATTGGCATTAACTTTTACAATAAAAAACTGCCTCGACAACGGAAATCCCGTTTGTCGAGGCAGTTTTTTCATATCAAATCCACAATTTCCACGTTCGTATTGACATGTGCATCCTTATCGAATTGTTTAATCATCAGAAAATAAATGATCGCCACTACCGCAAGGACGAAAACGACCAGTCCTATGACGAGCGTTCTTCCCTTCACTCGGATTCACCTCCGCTAATTGTGAAGTTTTCCTCCTTCAAATAATCCGCAGCTTCCCGGTAATCTCCGAAGCTTTCCTCCAAATTATAGCCATGATAAACATTGAAGAAACCCTCTTCTTCCAATAACGTCAACTTCTGGCCTTGTCCATTCACCCATACTTCTTCAAGCGGATCTTCTTCCTCTTCTTTTGTCGATAGCGCGCGAATGGCATCACGGATTATTGCTTTCAATTCCTCTTCCGTCGCTTCACGAATATTGACGAGTCCGCGGTCATCCGGCTCGTAGCTCGGGATTCCTTCCACATACACAAATCCATTGCCGTTCGGGTGTAGATGCTGCACGACGACGGTTTTGTCGTACAAACTATCTTCATAATGGTAGTTGAGCCGTTTCATCGACACTTCTTTCCTCGTCAGTTCAGGGAATGTCTCAATGATTTGCTGTTTTTGTTCGAATGTTAGCATGATCTGGCCACTCTTTCTTTGTCAAATGTCTTTCCAGTATACCATTATTCTTCCTTCACCGTGAGACCGAGTGCACGCGCAAAACCGAGAGCTTGTTCAATCGAAACGATGCATCCCGCAATTTTCGGTACAGTCACTTCAATGTTTTCATATGTACTGCTTGATAAATCCACGCCATCCAAATCAGTTTCCGAGAAATTCGCATTGTCGAGCTTACACTTTTCAAACCGCACTTGATTGAACTTGCATTCGTAAAAATCGCTATCCATTAAATTGCAATCAGTAAACTCAACTTCCTTTATCTCGGAAAAATTGAAGTTCGCATAGCGGGCGTCACTATCCTTCACGAGAAGATGTCCTACATTGGAATTGGCCAAATCCGCTCCCGTCAGCTTCGAATTAACGATTTCGCAACGGTGGAACATGACGTTCCCCATTTGCACGTTCGAGAAATCGCATGTTTGGAATAAAACATCGACGAATTCCACGCCTCTCCAATCACTATTCGCAAAAGACATATCCTTGAATACACAATTATCGAACACGAGGCTCACCCCATCTGCGCCAGGCATTACACCGCCTTCAAATCTCGCTTGTTCAATAAACCTTTCCCGCATCCATATATCCGAAGGCCTTAACAGTTCGTGTTCCATCGACAATTTCGGCTTCACACGCTTGTCCCTTTTCTCTGCCATGAAATCCCCCCTATCGCGTCTTCCATTCAAAGAATAGAATGAGCAGTATGACGACTGAAAACGCCAATATATAAAACCAATTTGGAATCGAACTAATTCCGCTGAACATCTAACCATCTCCTTATCCAGGCGAACTACAAATCCCGTTTATCACCGTTTGAGTTGAGTTTATCACCGCTCACGGCTAGTTTATCACCACTTAAAATAAGGTTATCACCGCTCACGACGACTTTATCACCGCTTGTCCATTTCCCCCACACTAATTATCTCCGTACTCCCGAAATCACCCGTAAATCAATCGTAATGTGCTTCATTCCCATCGCCAGCACCTCACGAACGCGTTCTTCAGTCGCATTCCATGTGAGTGGCGTCATGCGGATCAACGGTGCGAGCAACGTTTCAGGCAATTCAAATCGGTATGTCACTCGTTCCGTCTCTACTGCATCGAACTGTTCTTGGAACCTCGCTACCGGGTCAGCCTCCTCTTTCTGCTGCTTCCCGTCGTAAAAGACTTCCCGTAATTCCTGCAAGTACCCGCTTTCCGGCACCACTTTCACCAACAAGCCGCCTCGTTTCAGCAGCCGGTTGAATTCCGCATAGTTCGCCGGTGATAAAATATTCAAGATCGCATCCATACTAGAATCCGCAAAAGGCATGGCAGCGAGATCCGCCACGCTCCAAATGATTCCCGGATAGGCTTTCGAAGCTGCCGTAATGCCCTCCTTCGCCAAATCGATGCCGATGCAGACACTTTCCGTCCCTAGCTGTGAATGAACTGCCTGTAAATGGGTCCCTTCCCCGCAGCCCGCATCCAATAGGACGGGACTTTTCGTTTCCGCCAAATGACCATCCAAACGAGTGATGATATTTTTAAGGATTGGTCCAAAAAAACCACTATTCATGACGGCATTCCTCGCTTCAAACAGCGACTTATCGTATTTCGTCGAATGGGCTTGCGGCGCCAAATTGACATAACCACTCTTCGCCAAATCAAACGAGTGCATGTTCCGGCAGACGAGTCGGGAATGCCCCTCCATTTCCATCCCAGCAGAACAGATTGGGCATTTGAATAGCTGTATATTCTTCTCCATCACAAGCGCGCTTTGCATTTTCTTCGTCAATTTCATTTCGATGCTCCGTTCCATTATTGTTCTACCAGTATACCGCCTTTCCGCCTGGACTCAAACTATCAACAGGTCCCACTGTATCTATCGCACCTTCAGCGGGTACAATAATAGAAAGGAGGCGATTTCCGTGAAGCGGATTTTTCAATTCATCATTTTCATAGTTGCACTTTATCTCGCTAAACCTTTATGGGAAGAGCCCGTTTCGAAATATGTCGACCTTTCCTTCTTGAATCCGGTCGACGAAAAGATTGAGAACGTATTGGAGAAAGAGCCGGTCGTTTCCGCCATGAACTCTATCCTTAACGCTGCCGATAAAATCTTCCTATATATATCTTCGAAGTCTTCTGAAGTGGAACAGATGATTCCAGACAAAGTGGCCAAACCTATATTGGACAAGCCCGATCACTCTGCAATGTCCATCCATAATATCGAGCTTGGAGCAAGCGAAGAACAAGTGAAGGCAGAGCTTGGAGAGCCAAAAAGCTATTCATTGAATGAATACGGCACCGAGTGGTTTACGTACCATGAGGATTACCAGAATTTCGTCATGATTTCCTTTGACGAAAATTCGAAAGTGAATGCGATCTACACGAACGACAACCTCATTTCCTCAAAAGCCGGGATCCAGTATGGCACACCGAAAGCGGAAGTCCGGAAAGCGTATGGCGAGCCACTGAATGAGATCCGCAAAGGCTTGAACATCTACGTCCTTCAGGAAAACGAAGGGATGGACCTCTTTAAAGCCGGAGGTGCCTATTTGTATGTGTTTTATGATCTTCATCGGAATGAAACCGTGACGGCTGTCAAGCTCATCACGACCGCATTGGAGCAGAGAAAAAACGGGATGTACGCAGGCGGGGATGTATCTTTGCGCAATGGGTTCGAGCAGCAACTTTTCGATTTGACGAACGCTGCCCGTGTCCGGCATGGCCGCTCGATATTGCGATGGGATGACAGAATCGCCGAAACGGCCCGCAAACATAGCCGCGATATGGCGATCAATGATTATTTCAGCCACGATAATCTGCAGGGGCTCTCACCCTTCGACCGGATGAAAGAGGACCATATCAAGTTCCGCAGGGCGGGCGAAAATTTGGCTTACGGCCAGTCAAGCAGCATTTTCGCACATGAAGGCCTTATGAATTCGAAAGGGCACCGGGAGAATATATTAATAAAAGATTACAGCCATCTCGGCATAGGGGTCGCTTTCAACGAAAAATCACAGCCGTATTACACGGAGAACTTTTTCCTGCAATGAACTCTTCACGACTATATCTGTCTCTTAAGGGGAATATAAGGAGGAGAATATAGAAAAGGAGGAGTTCGAATGAGAGCTGTAACGTACCAAGGTGTGAAAGATATCCAAGTGAAGAATGTGGAAGCTCCGAAGATTGAAAAGCCCGATGATATCATTATCAAGGTCACCTCAACAGCCATTTGCGGATCCGACCTGCATATCTATTTAGGCGCGTTGCCGACACATAAAGACTATGTCATCGGCCATGAACCGATGGGAATTGTCGTGGAAACTGGTCCAAATGTGACGAAAGTCAAAAAAGGAGATCGCGTCGTCATTCCGTTCAATGTGTCATGCGGCCACTGTTTTTATTGTGAGCATGAGATGGAAAGCCAATGTGATAATTCCAACCCCAATCCTCATGTCGATACGGGCGGTTATTTAGGATTCACCGAACGCTATGGAGAGTATCCGGGTGGCCAGGCGGAGTATTTACGTGTTCCTTACGGCAATTTTGCGCCATTTGTCATCCCTGAGTCTTGCGAACTGCCGGACGAGGCGCTTCTGTTCATGTCCGATGTGCTGCCGACCGCTTATTGGAGCGTAGAGCATGCAGGTGTGAAGAAAGGGGATACTGTCGCTGTCCTAGGATGCGGTCCTGTAGGTTTGATGGCGCAGAAATTCGCTTGGATGAAAGGCGCGAAACGCGTCATTGCGATTGACCATGTCCCTTATCGACTTAGTCACGCTATCAATATGAACCAGGTGGAAGCTTTTAATTTCGATGACTATGACAATATGGGCGCGCATATTAAAGAAATTACGAGCGGCGGAGTCGATATTGTCATCGATTGTGTCGGGATGGACGGTAAAAAGAATCTCGCGGAGAAGATCGGTCAAAAGATGAAAGTACAAGGCGGGGCGTTGAGCGCTCTAGAAATCGGCTACCAAGCTGTGCGCAAATTCGGGACGATTCATCTGACAGGCGTGTATGGATCGCTCTACAACATGTTTCCACTCGGGAATATGTTCGAGCGGAATATTACGCTGAAGATGGGACAAGCTCCTGTCATTCACTACATGCCTTTATTGTTTGACAAGATTACAAAAGGCGAATTCGATCCGACGGAAATCATCACCCATGTCGTACCGATGGAGGAAGCATCAGCCGCTTACCATCACTTCTACGAGCATGAAGATGATTGCATCAAAGTGATATTGAAGCCTTGAATATAAAAACCGGTCCACGCATTTCGTTGCATGGACCGGTTTTCTTATTTCTTTGCTGTAAACGCGGCGCAGGCAATCCGTGCACCGGAATTCCCTGCTGGGTCGGTCTTGTAGTCATCCGCCTTTTCGTGGATGACGATTGCACTTCCGTCCTTATCGAGTATGGAAGTTTCCTGGCCTTTTTTTAACGTGATTTCGGAAGTCGTCAGCTTCATGGACACTTTCCCGTCTACGTTAACTTCAATATTCGGCAAATCGCCTAGATGGAAGCCTTTCGGATTGTCAAAGCCATGTTCCTTGCCTGTCGGATTGAAATGCGCACCGGAGGAAGTAAAATCCGGTGGTGTACATACACCGGTTTCATGGAAATGAATTCCATGCGACCCAGGCGGCAAATTCTCAGCCTGCACATTGATGAGCACACCTTCCGGCTCCTGAACCAATGTCACTTCACCGATTTTCTTTCCTTCCGTGTTCACTAAAGGAGAGACAATCGCCTCCATCTTTTCCCCGCTGACAGGAACTTTTTTATTCGATTTCCCACATCCTGCCATGACGAGAATGACGCTAATTAGTAATACGACTATTAGTTTTTGCTTCACTATGATTCCTCCTCAACATTTTCTCTTGCCAAGTGTGTCCAAATAAAGGGGATTTATTAGTGGTAAGTTTTCCCGGCATTTTGTTGAGAAGGAAACATAAAAACCGCTGATCATTCCTATTGGGAATGAACAGCGGTTCTTCAATTACGCTAGCATTAATTTCTCAAGATCAAGTGGAGCTATATAAACCCCATCTTTGTAAACTCGCATGTTGCCGCCGGAAATTTCATCGATCAGCATGACATTCCCTTCTTCGTCACGACCGAACTCAAGCTTGATGTCGTATAGCTCAAGTCCCTTCTCCGCAAGCTCTTCCTTCACAACGGCGGAAATCTCCTTCGTCATCGGTTCAAGGACGTCATATTCCTCGTTCGTCAAAATATTGAGCTGTGCAAGCGCGTCTCTCGTAATCGGCGGGTCATTGCGGTCGTCATCTTTGATCGTCACTTCGACGAATGCGTCCAACGGTTGTCCCTCTTCGCAATACGCTCCGTACCTGCGCAAGAAACTGCCGACAGCACGGTAACGGCAAATGACTTCAAGCCCTTTCCCGAAAACGGTAGCCGGCTTCACGGTCATTGTCGCTGCATCGATATCCGCATCGACATAATGCGTCGGAATCCCTTTATCGGCCAATTTCTCAAAAAAGAACTTCGTCATACGCAAGCCCGATTGCCCCGCACCTTCAATCGTCAATCCTACTGTATTCGCGCCCGGATCAAACACGCCATCCTCACCGGTCACGTCATCTTTGAATTTCAGTAACACATTTCCATCTTCCAATTTATAAACGTCTTTCGTCTTGCCCTTATATACAAGTTCCATGCCCACGTTTCCTCTCTATTCGAAAATGTAGTGCCACCATTAGTATAAGGCACTTTCATCGGTATAAAAAGAGAAATCTCCACATTCCAATTTCAGGATTTTTCTCTTGTCAGCATTCATGCTACGGGTGTATAATAGCTCGATGAAATCTATGCACAGAGCGAAAGCGAGTGAATGAAGATGGGTCGGAAATGGAATAATATTAAAGAGAAAAAAGCTTCGAAGGATGCGAATACGAGCCGTATTTACGCAAAGTTCGGGCGTGAATTATATGTAGCAGCAAAACAGGGTGAACCTGATCCCGAGTTGAACCAAAATCTCAAAATGGTTATCGAGCGCGCGAAAACATACAATGTACCAAAAGCGATCATTGACCGTGCAATCGAGAAAGCAAAAGGCGGCGCTGAAGAAAACTATGACGAGCTTCGCTACGAAGGCTTCGGCCCGAACGGATCGATGGTCATTGTCGACGCGCTTACGAACAACGTCAACCGTACCGCTTCCGAAGTACGTGCAGCATTCGGGAAAAACGGCGGTAACATGGGCGTCAGCGGCTCCGTTGCGTACATGTTCGATGCGACTGCCGTTTTCGGTTTAGAAGGTAAAACGGCGGATGAAGTGCTCGAACTTCTCATGGAAGCAGACGTCGAAGTCCGCGATATTTTAGATGAAGAAGACACGGTCATCGTCTATGCAGAACCTGATCAATTCCACGCCGTGCAAGAAGCATTGAAGAACGCCGGCATCACAGAATTCACAGTTGCTGAATTAACGATGCTAGCACAGAATGATCTTACTTTAGACGCCGACGCGCAAGCACAATTCGAGAAAATGATCGACGCATTGGACGATTTGGAAGACGTTCAGCAAGTTTATCATAATGTTGATTTAGGCGAATAAGCGAACAGAACCACCAAGTAATCGGTTTTCACGGTTACTCGGTGGTTCTATTTGTATCTTACTTATTGTTTTGTTCTTCTCCGAGAAGTTCTATTTTCTTCTCTAATTTCTTTTCCATTCTCCTATTGCTTTGGATATATTTCTTTTGATTGCTCAGTAAAGAACTTGCAATTAGGGCAATAAAAGCGAGTAACAAAATATATAACAGTAACTCCAAAATCACACAGCTTTCCCCTCGGATGCTGCACATATTTCATTGCCAACTTCAATGACCACGGCTTGATCGCCCAATGATGACAGCGTGTACTGCATCTTGTCGACACTTCCTTATCGTATGAATATACATAATTCTACCTGAACCACTATTTTCCGCAACTTGTTTTCTATTCTTTATGTATGGGTTATGTATCTCCATACATATAATGAATAACGACTACTTACCAACTTAGGTAAAACTCTTCAATTTTTAATATTCTGTATTTTTATCTACCCACTTCAAATAAGTTGAAGTACAATCAATTACAAAGGATGAAAGGATGTGAGCATTTTAATGAAACAGCAATGTCTTCTCAAAAGGGCTTTCTTAGTAATGGTAATTGCTTTGATTGCCTTATTTCCGGTAACACATGAAGGAACGTATTCATCTGTCGCCGCATCCGGGGATACAACTCCCGTAGCATCCATTGATTCGACAACTTTAGAGCAAAAAATACAAGCAATCTTGAAAGACCCGAAGCTCCAAGGAGGGATTACCGGGGTGAGCATACGGAAAGCCAATACGGGTGAAGCAATCTTTTCCCACTACGGTGACATCCGTTTACGCCCTGCTTCCAATATGAAATTGCTAACGGGATCAACAGCAATGGACATATTGGGGCCTGACTATCGGTTCTCTACAGAAGTGCTGACAGACGGGCAAGTGAAAGGGAAAATGCTTAACGGGAATCTATATCTGAAAGGTAAAGGCGACCCGACATTGATGAAAAAGGATTTAGACCAGTTCGCTAAGGACTTGAAGGCGAAAGGGATCGACAAAGTCAACGGTAACCTGATTGCCGACGACAGTTGGTATGATGATGACCGCTATTCGCAGGATTTGAACTGGTCGGATGAGCATAATTATGTCGGAGCACAAGTTTCTGCACTGACGCTTTCCCCGAACGAAGACTATGATGCGGGAACTGTCATCGTCGAAGTGAATGCTGGCAATAAAGCCGGGGATCTACCGAAAGTGACACTCACTCCGGAGACGAGCTATGTAGAGATTGTCAACCGTGCAACGACAGTGGCGAAAGGCGAAGCGAAAAGCATCTCCATCGCCCGTGAACATGGATCGAACAGGATTATCATCGAAGGCAAAATCCCTGTAGAAGGCACGAGATCCCAATCATGGTCAGCTGTTTGGGAGCCAACAGGGCTAACCCTTGACGTCTTTAAGAAATCACTCGAAGAACAAAGCATCCAACTTGTTGGGAACGGCGGAATGAAGACTGGTATTACGCCAAGCGGGGCAACTGTTCTCACTTCAAAAAAATCGATGCCGCTAAAAGAGCTTTTCATTCCATTCATGAAGTTGAGCAATAACGGACACGCTGAAACTTTGGTGAAGGAAATGGGGAAAGTGCAGCGTGGCGAAGGCAGTTGGAATGCTGGACTGTCTGTTATGAAGGAGAAGCTGAAGCAATTCGGCGTCAACACGGACACGATCGTTCTTCGCGACGGCTCAGGAATGTCGCATAAGAACCTCGTTTCTGCAGATGAATTATCGAAACTGTTGTATGGAATTCAAGGAAAAAGCTGGTTCCCTGCATTTGAAGCTTCCTTACCGATTGCAGGAATCCCTGAACGGATGGTCGGCGGCACGCTTCGGAACCGTATGGGTGATGGATTGACGGCAGGCAACGTGAAAGCAAAAACCGGCTCCATCACAGGCGTCTCCACCCTTTCCGGTTACATCACCGCGAAAGACGGTACGGAACTGATCTTCTCCATTATGATCAACAATTATGTAACCGGACCTGTTGCACCGATTGAAGATGCGATTGCGAAAGCACTTGCGGAATACGAAAGCAACTAAAGCATCACAAATAGGCATTCCCCATATTTCAGGGAATGCCTATTTCTTATGGACAATACCTATTCTATGATAAAGAAATAAATAAACATAATAGAAATGCAATACCCGATAATGGTGTCATAACTAGCCTTTCTTTCCTACTTCGTGATAGTAGATTTGCTATTGTATTTAAGCCGAGGAAAATTGTAATCACCCATATGAATATGTTTGTAGATAAAAAATTAAAACCTTGCAAGACATTAGTATGTTGTAAAAAAACAAAACCCATGAATAAGAGAATCAAAGCATTTACTGCACTTACAATACGCAGTTTCTTTGGCAGAACCTTATAAGATCCACCCATTGCGAACTCGCCTATCGAAAAACCTAATGAAAGCAGCACTTGAAAAACTGCTATGGCTACAAACAAGATTGCAACAATAATTGATAATATGTAAACACTATCCGCCCCCATACATTGCCTCCTAACATTTTTTCAAAAGATGATTCGACTGCCTTTTTCCCAGACTGAAATTTTTTATGCTCAGCACTATTATCATCATATTCAAAGAGTCTTTGTAATTACCTCTAAGTAAATAATTAATTTAGAGGATTCATCAAAACGAATAGCGAATACATCCATTATCAATCATTCTCGAAAGTGGGGGTTCATGTGGAGAAATTATCGACTGAACAATATCTTCAAGCTACAGATTTTCTCAAATCAAAAGCACGCCCGTTGGAAAAAGCGCTATTCGAATTTGAATTTGAAGATGGCAGCCGAGAGCAGGTGTTAGAGGAGCTTAATGTTTTTCAAAATGAAGACGGTGGTTTCGGAAATGGATTAGAGCCTGATTTCCGATGTGAAGCCTCTTCAGCATTAGCGACGACAATTGGGCTGCAGCATTTGATCCGCATTGGAGCAGACGAATCGGAGCCGATGGTGCAACGCGCGATTCAATATGTACTTGATACTTTTGCCGAAGAGAAGATGGGATGGGAAATCGTCCCAAAGGAAGTGGAGACTGCACCGCGGGCCATCTGGTGGAATTATGGCGGCGATTGGCCATGGGGAAATCCAAGCGGCGAGATGACTGGATTGCTCCATCATTACAAAGGTCTTGTTCCCGAGGAATTTCTAGAAAAGCTGACAGCCCACGCGGTTGCGTATATTAACGAAGAGGCGACGAACGACTTTCATGAATTGCAGTGCTTGGTGAAATTAATGAGAGAATTGCCTAAGGAAGAAGCAGAGAAGATTTCTGCTAGAGTGCGCGAGATTGCCCACCACTGCGTGACGACTGATCCGGATAAATGGCATGGCTATTGCCTACTTCCCCTTCAAGTCGCATCTTCCCCAACGTCTTTTCTATACGAAGACTTTAAGGGAAGCATCCCTGCTAACATCCAGCACCTCGCTTCTAACCAAGCGAATGATGGCAGCTGGAAACCGACATGGGCCTGGGGAAGATATGAAGATTTTTGGGAAACCGCAAAGAAGGAATGGAGCGGCGTGCTGACGCTTGATAATCTGAGAGTGCTGAAGGCGTTTGAAGTAATTTCTTAATAAATACCGATAAAAAGCTGCGCTCCAAGTTGACTACTATCAACTTGGAGTACAGTACATTCACAACTCCACGTCATCACTCATCTCAAACACATCAAATACATTTTCCTGAATGATGAGCGACATGGTTTTGCCCTTTTTCTCAAAGTAATGAACATGGCCGACCCGTTTGTCTTCAAGCTCTGTCCATCCCCAACTTTGGATTTCCTCCAAATAATCTGCAGGTGGAGTTCCTTCTTCATCCCCAATGCCTTTCAATCTGTACTTCGCCGACTTCGCAATTTCTGACGTGCAATCCTCTGGTTTCAGTTCATAGGCATTTTTCGGAACCGGAAAACCTTCATTGATCACCGCCATCCGATAGCCGTCCTCTTCGGTATATTCGTACACACAACCTGCCATCATTACAGTGGCAAATAGGAGCATCGGAATCAACAATCGCCTCACCACAGCAACCCCCTCACGGAAAATCCAATGTGTTACTTTTAGCGTAATTAGAAAGTTGCTGTTTGTCACCCGACGAATTTGTGACAATAAAATACAAAAAGCCCCTAGTCGTGTGCATAGGGGCTGAAAATTAGCGGTTCAAATCTTGGATTCCAGGACTATGTTCGTTAGGCATATCAGGCATCATCGGTACTGGAAAACCTTTAGGAGGATCAGTTACATTAAGAGTGCCTTCATTTCTACTTGGAGACTCACCTTGAAAAATCTCTGCTATGCGTGTAGGGTCCAATCTAAAGTTAAATTGCGCATTATGGAAACCCATCTCTACATATTTTCTGCATTCAGGATACTTGTTTATATCATAGTTAGGAATTGGGAGGATCTTACCCCAATCAACGCCTAACGTCTCCAAAGCTTTCGCAAAAGCATTTTGATGTGCGTTATCACGAACAATAAGAAAAGCTAGCGTTTCACGGAATGTTTTATTCGAACTCATTTCGTAAATGCGAGTTTTT containing:
- a CDS encoding zinc-dependent alcohol dehydrogenase, coding for MRAVTYQGVKDIQVKNVEAPKIEKPDDIIIKVTSTAICGSDLHIYLGALPTHKDYVIGHEPMGIVVETGPNVTKVKKGDRVVIPFNVSCGHCFYCEHEMESQCDNSNPNPHVDTGGYLGFTERYGEYPGGQAEYLRVPYGNFAPFVIPESCELPDEALLFMSDVLPTAYWSVEHAGVKKGDTVAVLGCGPVGLMAQKFAWMKGAKRVIAIDHVPYRLSHAINMNQVEAFNFDDYDNMGAHIKEITSGGVDIVIDCVGMDGKKNLAEKIGQKMKVQGGALSALEIGYQAVRKFGTIHLTGVYGSLYNMFPLGNMFERNITLKMGQAPVIHYMPLLFDKITKGEFDPTEIITHVVPMEEASAAYHHFYEHEDDCIKVILKP
- a CDS encoding putative RNA methyltransferase, whose translation is MERSIEMKLTKKMQSALVMEKNIQLFKCPICSAGMEMEGHSRLVCRNMHSFDLAKSGYVNLAPQAHSTKYDKSLFEARNAVMNSGFFGPILKNIITRLDGHLAETKSPVLLDAGCGEGTHLQAVHSQLGTESVCIGIDLAKEGITAASKAYPGIIWSVADLAAMPFADSSMDAILNILSPANYAEFNRLLKRGGLLVKVVPESGYLQELREVFYDGKQQKEEADPVARFQEQFDAVETERVTYRFELPETLLAPLIRMTPLTWNATEERVREVLAMGMKHITIDLRVISGVRR
- a CDS encoding CAP-associated domain-containing protein, with the translated sequence MKRIFQFIIFIVALYLAKPLWEEPVSKYVDLSFLNPVDEKIENVLEKEPVVSAMNSILNAADKIFLYISSKSSEVEQMIPDKVAKPILDKPDHSAMSIHNIELGASEEQVKAELGEPKSYSLNEYGTEWFTYHEDYQNFVMISFDENSKVNAIYTNDNLISSKAGIQYGTPKAEVRKAYGEPLNEIRKGLNIYVLQENEGMDLFKAGGAYLYVFYDLHRNETVTAVKLITTALEQRKNGMYAGGDVSLRNGFEQQLFDLTNAARVRHGRSILRWDDRIAETARKHSRDMAINDYFSHDNLQGLSPFDRMKEDHIKFRRAGENLAYGQSSSIFAHEGLMNSKGHRENILIKDYSHLGIGVAFNEKSQPYYTENFFLQ
- a CDS encoding superoxide dismutase family protein; amino-acid sequence: MKQKLIVVLLISVILVMAGCGKSNKKVPVSGEKMEAIVSPLVNTEGKKIGEVTLVQEPEGVLINVQAENLPPGSHGIHFHETGVCTPPDFTSSGAHFNPTGKEHGFDNPKGFHLGDLPNIEVNVDGKVSMKLTTSEITLKKGQETSILDKDGSAIVIHEKADDYKTDPAGNSGARIACAAFTAKK
- a CDS encoding pentapeptide repeat-containing protein encodes the protein MAEKRDKRVKPKLSMEHELLRPSDIWMRERFIEQARFEGGVMPGADGVSLVFDNCVFKDMSFANSDWRGVEFVDVLFQTCDFSNVQMGNVMFHRCEIVNSKLTGADLANSNVGHLLVKDSDARYANFNFSEIKEVEFTDCNLMDSDFYECKFNQVRFEKCKLDNANFSETDLDGVDLSSSTYENIEVTVPKIAGCIVSIEQALGFARALGLTVKEE
- a CDS encoding MMPL family transporter, encoding MRTLARFVTKYYKTIMIAWIAFFIAMAIFALRLPGLLAGDGFRMDAEHEQVMKIASEKFDLPAETMFVVFDKVSDETIASTLADIEKLGLASEVVSPLENEEQYTNDVSYALLHFERNGKDMSTVVTDIREAIGDKKGIVLTGQSAITKDINSASQRDLMKAEAIGLPIAIIVLLFAFGSVMASMVPLIVGVATVISTFGVLALVGGQMDLAIFVLNIVPMLGLALSIDFSLLFISRYREERLKSDVLEAVATTIRTAGRSVIFSAFCVFIGLGAMFIIKVEIFQNIALGGMLVVGMAVLSSVTLLPSILILLGDRLNKGRILKVKENGSDRWRQFANAVIKRPVLITIAALVLLGIAIIPVKNMDLTIPQIDSLPASYDTRASYELMDDTFGLGKQSNVYIVAERDGGWSDTEGLKAMKVLEEDLANDPLVDKLTTIYTASGVGSPEEWEQATQDPEMKAQLEPLLDSFVKDDQVLIPVTLQAKGTSEEAQQWARDWSEQKEWNLLVGGQPKFNQEIFDEIFGNIISVLTVILVSTFIILMIAFRSVLIPLKAILMNIVGLSATFGILVYIFQYGHFGLHPGTIALIIPILVFSLVFGLSMDYEVFLISRMQEEYANTFDNDHSTVEGLATTSKIITSAALIMIVLTGAFAFTDVMPVKQIGVGIAIAVAIDATIIRLLLVPSLMKLFGKWNWWMPFRKGPYKAGNWH